The uncultured Desulfatiglans sp. DNA window CAGTTCCCTAGACACTGAATCTGAAACCTTCATCCAACAGAGTATCGATGCACTCCAAGGACGCATAACTGTTGTCATCATCGCGCACCGCCTATCCACCATCCGAAACGTTGATCACGTGTATATTTTCGACAACGGGCGCTTGGTAGAGCACGGACCCTACCAGAAACTTCGGGATGCAGGAGACTCACGATTCGGTAAGCTGGTAGCTATGCAAACTCTGTAATGGGGTAACGAAGATCCAATAAAGCACCTGAATAAAGATCATACTAACCTTAATGTCATTGAGTCGGCATTAGTGTTCCAGATACTGAGTCATAGACTTCTGCTCTACACTCTCTTATGTCACAAGGAAATCAATCAAGTCAATTAGCAACCACCTATAAGGCGATGGCTTGAACTCGAGTTTACAAATAAGAAACTGAAAAAAGAAGCAAGCCTTTGTTATCGCAGTAAAAAATAGCTACTGCTTTTGTAGGACCCTACCGTCCTGGATCACGAAGCCGAGAGCATCCAGAACCGCTATTTGCTGAGATGTGGGGTCTTCCAACCTCCGTCCGGGTTTCTTCGCGCCGGGAAGCCAGAAGAGGGCCGTCCGCAAATCACGGAGATGGCGCACCGCCTCTGCGGCGGACATCTTGAGTCCATGGGCGCGAAGCGAGCGTTCCAGAAGCGTGAGATAGACCAGAGCGGCAATGCAAACAAAGGCGTGGATCCTTATCTTGGAATCGGTCCAATGGTATTGGGGCATAAATGCGATTTGAAAAGGATGTTTTGTCTTCCGGAACTGGTTCTTGATGAGATGCCGATCTCTGTAAGCNNNNNNNNNNNNNNNNNNNNNNNNNNNNNNNNNNNNNNNNNNNNNNNNNNNNNNNNNNNNNNNNNNNNNNNNNNNNNNNNNNNNNNNNNNNNNNNNNNNNNNNNNNNNNNNNNNNNNNNNNNNNNNNNNNNNNNNNNNNNNNNNNNNNNNNNNNNNNNNNNNNNNNNNNNNNNNNNNNNNNNNNNNNNNNNNNNNNNNNNNNNNNNNNNNNNNNNNNNNNNNNNNNNNNNNNNNNNNNNNNNNNNNNNNNNNNNNNNNNNNNNNNNNNNNNNNNNNNNNNNNNNNNNNNNNNNNNNNNNNNNNNNNNNNNNNNNNNNNNNNNNNNNNNNNNNNNNNNNNNNNNNNNNNNNNNNNNNNNNNNNNNNNNNNNNNNNNNNNNNNNNNNNNNNNNNNNNNNNNNNNNNNNNNNNNNNNNNNNNNNNNNNNNNNNNNNNNNNNNNNNNNNNNNNNNNNNNNNNNNNNNNNNNNNNNNNNNNNNNNNNNNNNNNNNNNNNNNNNNNNNNNNNNNNNNNNNNNNNNNNNNNNNNNNNNNNNNNNNNNNNNNNNNNNNNNNNNNNNNNNNNNNNNNNNNNNNNNNNNNNNNNNNNNNNNNNNNNNNNNNNNNNNNNNNNNNNNNNNNNNNNNNNNNNNNNNNNNNNNNNNNNNNNNNNNNNNNNNNNNNNNNNNNNNNNNNNNNNNNNNNNNNNNNNNNNNNNNNNNNNNNNNNNNNNNNNNNNNNNNNNNNNNNNNNNNNNNNNNNNNNNNNNNNNNNNNNNNNNNNNNNNNNNNNNNNNNNNNNNNNNNNNNNNNNNNNNNNNNNNNNNNNNNNNNNNNNNNNNNNNNNNNNNNNNNNNNNNNNNNNNNNNNNNNNNNNNNNNNNNNNNNNNNNNNNNNNNNNNNNNNNNNNNNNNNNNNNNNNNNNNNNNNNNNNNNNNNNNNNNNNNNNNNNNNNNNNNNNNNNNNNNNNNNNNNNNNNNNNNNNNNNNNNNNNNNNNNNNNNNNNNNNNNNNNNNNNNNNNNNNNNNNNNNNNNNNNNNNNNNNNNNNNNNNNNNNNNNNNNNNNNNNNNNNNNNNNNNNNNNNNNNNNNNNNNNNNNNNNNNNNNNNNNNNNNNNNNNNNNNNNNNNNNNNNNNNNNNNNNNNNNNNNNNNNNNNNNNNNNNNNNNNNNNNNNNNNNNNNNNNNNNNNNNNNNNNNNNNNNNNNNNNNNNNNNNNNNNNNNNNNNNNNNNNNNNNNNNNNNNNNNNNNNNNNNNNNNNNNNNNNNNNNNNNNNNNNNNNNNNNNNNNNNNNNNNNNNNNNNNNNNNNNNNNNNNNNNNNNNNNNNNNNNNNNNNNNNNNNNNNNNNNNNNNNNNNNNNNNNNNNNNNAGGCGTTGCCTTTCTTGATTTTCTTGTGGAGGTGCGCCATGGCACCCACTATGTAGAGTAGGGGCCTACATGTCAAGAGAAAATATCCTTGATGGCTATATATGCTGCATTTGAGAAGGCGTTTTTTCGGCATACAGTAGGGTCCTACAGCTAAACAAAAGCTAACATATTAATATCACAAATAATCACCCAATTTGTGCTCGCTTATTTGTAAAGTCGAGTTATATTTATATGTGAAAACATGGCCCGGGTTCTCTTAAGTCAATGACATTATATTTAATTTAATGCAATTATATTTAAATAAAACAAAATTACTTTTTAGCACCTTTATTGTGCTTTACTCATTAACTGCTTTTCTCATATTCTGGCAAATCGGTTTCCTCCCAGTCACTGAAGATCTTCTTTTTAGTACACCCGATTCCAAAACCTATCGTATCTACGCCGATTTCTTTACTGGAAATGCATCTGTGCCAAGAGCATCCATTGTTAACCTTCGGCCTTTCGTTTTTCCTCTCTACCTATCTACTTACTTTTACGTAGGCGCGCAGGTTTTTTTTATAATACAATGGCTACTCAACCTCTCAACAATTTACATAACATTTAAAACCATATTACTCATAACCAAATCCCGCTTATGCAGTTTGCTAGGAATTGTTTTTATAATTATTAATCCAACATTCAGTTTTATTTCACTTCATGCACTCACAGAAACCTTATCCTTGACTTTGATTTCACTAACTATATATAACATATCTCTTTTTTTCAGTTTTAAACATGCGCGAAGCCTTTTTTTATCCAACTTTTTCCTTTCTTTGGCTGTATGTGCTAAGCCGACTTACCTGCCATTCTTTTTACTGTGGGTACCTTTTACTGGCTATTATTTTCTTGTATCTGCTACTCGCTCTTTTCGAACAGTTATCCCCTTCCTATTCTCACTGAACCCCCTGATCATACAATTTGCACTTACCTCCGTATTAACTGGGAACGTAGTGCTCTCAACAGCGGGAAGATCAAATTTCGAAGGGCGTTTCTTCCCCGCTGTATACGGCTTTTCTCAAGGGGAAGATTTTTTACCATACAGTAGCCCCGAGGCGATGAACGCGAAAAAGCAATACGCAAACCTTCAAGATAAGGTAGAGTTTGTCTTGGCTCACCCGTATGCTACAATTCAAACTGTTGTTTACCTACTTAGAGTAAATCTCAGGGCGGCATCCTCATTCACCAACTATCCAAAAAATTTGGTGAAGCATAAAAAACTAAGCCTTACCCTTAAAAAGTTCTCAAAAGCGATTAGCAGATTTATGGCGCCTCTTCATTTAGTCGGGCTTCTTGCTATTTTTGTGTTTTTGCTGGCACATGATCCTGATTCTTATCTTATTTTCTTCTTAGCATGTCTTCTCTATAGCGTAATCACTTTTTCGGTTTTGACCTACTGGCAAGGAGACAGGTTGATTCTAGCGGCGTTACCAGCTTGGACTGTTCTCTATGTATTGATAGCAAGTAAAATTCTCAAATTAATCCGCTCCATTACAAAGCGCCTCATTGAACAGACCATAACTTCAATGTCATTGACTTAAGAGAACACTGCCGATGTTTTTGCTTGCAAATATAATAAGTTATGTTATTATCCCCTCAGTAGAAAAGGGGTCAAATATTACTTTTCAAGGAGGCGACATATGTGTACAGAAAAATTTGATGAAAAGACTGCGGTTGGCACAGAAGGTGCTTTCCAGAATTTGTGCCAAACTTGTCGGATTTCTCAATAAATATCTTCATTCTCCTGAATTTTTTCACCGGCATCGTTTGTCTGAAAAATATTTTTCCCGCAATCGTAAACTCCCCTTTAGCACCATGATACTTTTCCTCATGAATTTTGTCCGCTGCTCCTTACAAAAGGAACTTGACGGGTTTTTTCAACTTTTTCTATTTCCCGATCGCTCCGAAAGAAAGGTTACCGCTAGCGCGTTTTGTCGAGCCAGACGCAAAATTTCTTTCGAGGCTTTTGTTGATCTGAATCAGAGACTGCTCTCCTTCTTTTATCAGTCCTTCCCTGTTCGGCGCTGGATGGGATTTCGTCTACTGGCTGTCGACGGATCTACCTTGCGTGTCCCTGACAACGATGAGACCAGAAAGTTCTTTGGCGTTTGGCATCCCGCCAAAACCCGGAANNCGTGCCCTTTNGCCAGGGTTTCGTTGCTCTACGACGTCTTGAACCGCATCACCGTTCATGCACTCATGGTTCCTAAAGGGGAAGGTGAACGCTCATTAGCCGCTAAACACGTGCACAATACCGGTGAAGGCGACCTTCTTCTTCTCGACCGGGGATACCCCGCATACTGGCTTTTTGCCCTGATCCTCAACCGGGGTTCTCAATTCCTTTGTCGGATGAAAAAGGATTCAGTTCTTGTCAAAGAATTCCTCCGCTCCGGAAAGCGCGAGGCTATCGTCACCCTTAAACCGTCGCCCGTCGCCATAAAATTCTGCCAAGAGAGGAACTTGAGCACCAACCCCCTGAAAGTTCGCGTCCTCCGGTTCACATTGAAAAACAGGGTAAAGGTCGTTCTGTTGACTTCCCTCCTTGACAAACGCCAGTTTCCTTTGGCTGAGCTCAAAGAACTCTACACCAAGCGCTGGTCTGTGGAAACCGTTTACAGCCATTTGAAATGCCGGATCGAAATCGAGAACTTTTCGGGAAAATCTCCGCTCGCTGTCCTCCAGGATTTCCACGCGAGGGTTTTGACAGCCAATCTGACTGCCATGATCGTTCATCCAGTTCAAGATCTTATTGAGGAGCAGGCCAAAAAGCATCCCGAACGACTCAGGTACCAGGTCAACTTCACCTATGCGCTTTCGTCTATGAAAAACAACGTCGTGCTCCTCCTTGCTCGGCGACACATCACCAAAATCCTTCGAAGCCTCCTCTCGCTCCTGGGTAAGTCTTTATCGATTATCCGACCAGGCCGCAAGAATCCCAGAAAGAGAGGGCCGAAACTGAAAATTGCCGCCATGGCCTACAAGCCCATAGCTTAAGTCAATGACATTGAGGTTATACCTTTGTGGAAGCACCCTGGCTGGCATCCGCTTTGTGCAACGGATGCCACTGATCAGGGAGGAGTTCCCGGAGCCGGTTGACCGGATGGCGCATGATGCGGCGGAGCATATCGTCGAAGTACTCCCAGGGATTGATGTCGCGGGCCTTGCAGGACTGGATCAGACTCAAGAAAAGCGCCGTGGCCCGTGCCCCGCGCTCGCTCCCTGCAAAGAGCCAGTTCTTGCGTTTATGCGGAGCTCCGCATAAACGGAATTATGCAGACTTCCCGATTATGCGGAGTTAGGGCGGATGTTTGGGCTTATCTCTTGGTCTATCTTGTGGAATCTGTGTAACTATTTGCATGCTGTCCGGCATCATCGACGGTGATTATACTCTCCATAATTCAGAGGCTGTCCAGGAAGGCCAAGATGTCCTTCGATGCCTTGTACCGTGGTACCGTTGTCTTGGGTTCTTGGAGTCTAGCCAAAGCCTGCTCTTTGATTTTTATGTCTGCTTGCAAATAGCCGTGTGTCGTCTCTATGCTCTCGTGCCCTAACCACAGCGCAATGACCGCCAAATCTACGCCGGATTCAAGAAGATGCATGGCAGTGGTGTGGCGCAGGACATGAGGCGATACCCTCTTGTTCCGGAGTGAGGGGCATCTTTGCTGTGCAATGCTGACCGCCACCCGAACCCGTTTTTCAACTCCCGACCGAGTCATGGGATGCCCTAATTTATTGGGAAAGATTGGCTTTTGAGGGTCATTGGCAATATTGACAAGCCAGGATCTGAGTAGCTTCGTTGTCTTCTTCCATAATGGCACTACCCGTTCTTTACGTCCTTTGCCGTGGAGATGCACCGCAGTGCACCGTTCATCCTCGAGGTCCATCCGCCTGACAGCGAGAATTTCGGAGACCCGAGCACCGGTATTGTAGAGTGTAGACAGAAGCACGTGATCCCTCCGACCGCTCCAGCTAGCTACATTTGGTGCAGCGAGCAAGGCATCTACTTCAGAACGGCTGAGGGA harbors:
- a CDS encoding hypothetical protein (Evidence 5 : Unknown function) produces the protein MSLIQSCKARDINPWEYFDDMLRRIMRHPVNRLRELLPDQWHPLHKADASQGASTKV
- a CDS encoding membrane hypothetical protein (Evidence 5 : Unknown function), which gives rise to MQLYLNKTKLLFSTFIVLYSLTAFLIFWQIGFLPVTEDLLFSTPDSKTYRIYADFFTGNASVPRASIVNLRPFVFPLYLSTYFYVGAQVFFIIQWLLNLSTIYITFKTILLITKSRLCSLLGIVFIIINPTFSFISLHALTETLSLTLISLTIYNISLFFSFKHARSLFLSNFFLSLAVCAKPTYLPFFLLWVPFTGYYFLVSATRSFRTVIPFLFSLNPLIIQFALTSVLTGNVVLSTAGRSNFEGRFFPAVYGFSQGEDFLPYSSPEAMNAKKQYANLQDKVEFVLAHPYATIQTVVYLLRVNLRAASSFTNYPKNLVKHKKLSLTLKKFSKAISRFMAPLHLVGLLAIFVFLLAHDPDSYLIFFLACLLYSVITFSVLTYWQGDRLILAALPAWTVLYVLIASKILKLIRSITKRLIEQTITSMSLT
- a CDS encoding hypothetical protein (Evidence 5 : Unknown function) — translated: MIFIQVLYWIFVTPLQSLHSYQLTES
- a CDS encoding Putative integrase/recombinase y4rC (fragment) (Evidence 3 : Putative function from multiple computational evidences), with protein sequence MLLSTLYNTGARVSEILAVRRMDLEDERCTAVHLHGKGRKERVVPLWKKTTKLLRSWLVNIANDPQKPIFPNKLGHPMTRSGVEKRVRVAVSIAQQRCPSLRNKRVSPHVLRHTTAMHLLESGVDLAVIALWLGHESIETTHGYLQADIKIKEQALARLQEPKTTVPRYKASKDILAFLDSL
- a CDS encoding hypothetical protein (Evidence 5 : Unknown function); protein product: MPQYHWTDSKIRIHAFVCIAALVYLTLLERSLRAHGLKMSAAEAVRHLRDLRTALFWLPGAKKPGRRLEDPTSQQIAVLDALGFVIQDGRVLQKQ
- a CDS encoding transposase; translated protein: MFLLANIISYVIIPSVEKGSNITFQGGDICVQKNLMKRLRLAQKVLSRICAKLVGFLNKYLHSPEFFHRHRLSEKYFSRNRKLPFSTMILFLMNFVRCSLQKELDGFFQLFLFPDRSERKVTASAFCRARRKISFEAFVDLNQRLLSFFYQSFPVRRWMGFRLLAVDGSTLRVPDNDETRKFFGVWHPAKTRXXCPXARVSLLYDVLNRITVHALMVPKGEGERSLAAKHVHNTGEGDLLLLDRGYPAYWLFALILNRGSQFLCRMKKDSVLVKEFLRSGKREAIVTLKPSPVAIKFCQERNLSTNPLKVRVLRFTLKNRVKVVLLTSLLDKRQFPLAELKELYTKRWSVETVYSHLKCRIEIENFSGKSPLAVLQDFHARVLTANLTAMIVHPVQDLIEEQAKKHPERLRYQVNFTYALSSMKNNVVLLLARRHITKILRSLLSLLGKSLSIIRPGRKNPRKRGPKLKIAAMAYKPIA